GTCGGTGATCGCGGAGTCGGGCTGGCTGCCGAACCCGATGACCGTGATCGTGTACTTCGACATCACCGCGATCTGGCTGGCGCTGGCGTGGCTGGTGACCGCGTACGCGGTGGCGCAGCTGGCCAGGCGGCGGCCGTACGACGCGGTGCTGGTGGCGGTGTCGCCGCTGGTGGTGGTGCACGCGTTCACCAACTTCGACACGCTCGCCACGGCGTTCGCCACGGCAGCGATGCTGGCGTGGGCGCGCAGGCGGCCGGTACTGGCGGGCGTGCTGCTGGGGCTGGGCGGCGCGGCGAAGCTGTACCCGCTGTTCCTGCTGGGACCGCTGCTGCTGCTGTGCCTGCGGTCGGCCCGGCTGCGGGCGTTCCTCACCACGCTGGCCGCGACGCTGGTCACGTGGGCGGCGGTGAACGCGCCGATCGCGCTGAACTACCCGGCGGGCTGGCGGGAGTTCTTCCGGCTCAACACCGAGCGCGGCGTGGACCCGGACTCGCTGTACAACGTGGTCGCGCAGTGGACCGGGTGGCGGGGCTTCGACCCGGGGCTGACCCAGGGCCAGGTGCCGGAGGTGCTGAACACGGTCAGCGCGGTGCTGTTCCTGGTGTGCTGCGCGGCCGTCGGGTACGTGGCCCTGTCGGCGCCGCGGCGGCCGCGGTTCGCGCAGCTGGGGTTCCTGGTGGTGGCGGCCTTCCTGCTGACGAACAAGGTGTGGAGCCCGCAGTACTCGCTGTGGCTGGTGCCGCTGGCCGTGCTCGCGCTGCCGCGCTGGCGGCCGCTGCTGGCGTGGATGGCGGTGGACGCGCTGGTGTGGGTGCCGCGGATGTTCTTCTACCTGGGGCCGGAGAACAAGGGGCTGCCGATCGACTGGTTCCTGGGCGCGGTGGTGGTGCGCGACGTCGCGGTGCTGGTGCTGTGCGCGATGGTGGTGCGGGAGATCTACCGGCCGGAGCGGGACCTGGTGCGGCTGGCCGGGGACGACGACCCGACCGGCGGCTTCTTCGACGGGGCGCCGGACCGGTTCGTGCTGCGCCGGGGCGCGCGGCGGGAGCCGGAGCCGGTGGCCGCCGGGGTGGGGTGAGGGCGGCGGGTTGCCGGGTCGTGGTGGGCCGCTGAGCAGGGCGGGGCCGAGCGCCACCCCGGTCCGACTCGGGCCGGGGTCGGACCGCGCCGCCCCCGTCAGTCGGCGTCGGGCGCGGGCTGGGCGGGCGTGGGCTGGGCGGGCGCGGGCGCGGCCTGGGCCGGTGCGGTGCGGGCGGGGGCGCGGCGGGTGAGCCGGCGGTCGGCGAAGGTCACCCGGGACCGCAGGAACACCAGGAACAGCGCCACCAGCAGGGCCGCGCGGCCCCACACCCCGATCACCACGGCCTGCGCCGAGAACCCGTCGTAGATGCCCGACGGCTGGCCGAACTCGATGGCGTAGTACCAGCGGAAGATGCCGACGCCCATCGCCAGGTCCGCCACGAAGTAGGCCGCCACCCAGCCCCAGTTCACCCGCAGCAGCACGAACATCGGCACCAGCCACAGCGTGTACTGCGGCGAGTGCACCTTGTGCAGCAGCAGGAACCCGCACAGCATGGCCGCCGACACCGGCACCCACGGGTAGGTGCCCTCGCTGCGGTAGCGCCGCCAGCCGAGCCAGCAGGCCAGCGCGAACGAGGCCAGGATGCCGACCGGCGACAGCACCGACACCACCGACTGCATGGTCGCGTCGGGCATGAACGGCCGCATCGACCAGTACCAGATCGAGTTGGTGGTGATGTCGACCCGCCGCAGGCCCTGGAACTCGAACGACGCCTTCCAGCCCTCCGGCCCGGCCACCGCGAACGGCAGGTTGATCACCACGACGGTGAGCACCGACGCGAGCGCCACCCGCGCCGCGCCCACCAGGTCGAACCGCCTGCCCGCCGGCAGCTCCCGGCCGCCCGGACCGCCGGTCAGCACGTACAGGCACAGCGGCAGCACGAAGATCGCCGGGTAGATCTTGAACGCGAACCCGATGCCGAGCAGCACCGACGCGACCACCGCGCGGTCGACCAGCGGCCGCTCGCGCCTGCCCCAGCCGCGGTGCACCGCGTACACCGCGGCCACGGCGAAGAACACGACCGGCAGGTCCCAGTTGTGGAAGGCGTAGAGCACCACGGGCGGTCCGAGCGCCCAGATCAGCGCCCGCCACCGGCTGAGCTTGCCCAGCAGCCAGCCCGTGGCCAGGCCGAACGGCGCCATCAGCAGCGCCGAGAACAGCAGGAACGCCGCGTCGGTGTGCGCGAAGAACGCGCCCATCCAGATCAGCAGGCCGGTGAGCACCGGGTACTCGACCACGCCGCCGACCAGCACGCCCTTGCTGTTGATGCTGCCGTGCACGTACGGGAACACGTGCCGGTCGACGTCGCGCCCGATCCACAGGTGCTGGATGTCGGAGTAGCAGACCTCGGCCTTGTTGCGCTGCTCGTAGTCCGGCGCGCTGCGGCCCCACTGGTCGAACTCCGGGCCGGTGCAGCGGTCCTTGTTGAGGAAGCCGACGAACAGCGTCGCACCGCACAGGAGGACGACGGCCGCGAGCGCGGCCCGGCCGAACCGCGGGAACCGCGTCCCGGTCCCGGCGCGCCCGGCCGCGGCCGCCACCTCCCGCGTGGTGCTCATCGGGCCAGGTGCTCGCGGAGGAAGGCGATGTCGGCGGCCTGCCCCTCGTCGGGGGTCTCGACCACCACGGGCGCGCCGGCGGCGGCGACCACCGCCACGAGCTGGTCGGGGTCGATGGTGCCGGAGGCGATGTTGGCGTGCCGGTCGCGGGCGGAGCCGAACGGGTCGCGCGAGCTGTTGAGGTGCACCAGGTCGATCCGGCCGGTGATGGCCCGGACCCGGTCGACGATGCCGACCAGGTCCTCGCCGGAGGCGAACGCGTGGCAGGTGTCCAGGCAGAACCCGGCGCCGAACTCGCCGACCGCGTCCCACAGCCGGGCCAGCATGTCGAAGGTGCGGGCCATGGCGTTGTCGCCGCCCGCGGTGTTCTCGATCAGGACCGGGGTGGCGAACCCGCCCTTCTCGGCCTGCCGCTCGAACATCTTGCGCCAGTTGGCCACGCCCTCCAGCGGGTCGTCGCCGCCGGTGACGTGGCCGCCGTGCACGACCAGCCCCTTGGCGCCGACCTTGGCGGCGGCCTCGGCGTGCTGGAGCACGAGCTTGCGGGACGGGATGCGGATCTTGTTGTTCAGCGAGGCCACGTTCGCCACGTAGGGCGCGTGGACGAAGACGTCCAGGTCGGAGCCCAGCAGGTCGTCGGCCCGGGGGTGCGCCGCGGGCGCCTTCCACCCCTGGGGGTCGGCCAGGAAGAACTGGACGACCTCGGCACCCCGCTCGGCGGCGGCGCCGAGCGGGTCGTCGTCGCGGACGTGGGCCCCGATGCGCATAACTGTGCAGGGTAGTCGGGACCTGCAACGCCACGAGCGCCGCCGGCGATGTGGAATTGGTGGGCCGGAGGGGGTGGTTCGCGTCACCATCAGGACCTACGCTCGTTACTTGCAAGTAGGAAACGGTGTGCGGCACGTCAGGAGGCCAGACATGCGGACCCGGCTCACCCGGCTGCTGGGCGCGGCCGCCGCAGTGGTCGCGGTCGGCACGACGGGCCTGGCCACCGGGTCCGGGACGGCCGCCGCCGCGGCGCCCGTGGTCGTGGGCACCTGCGCGGCCACCGTGCGGGGCGAGCCCGGCACGCCGCTGGCGCTGGGCACCGGCGCGGTGCTCGACCCGCTGGTCAACCTGGTCCGGGCGGTGCCGCTGCTGGGCCCGCCGCTGGCCGAGCCGTTCAAGCAGGCGTTCGCCGCGCTGCCGCCCATCCCGATCGGCTCGATCCCGGTCGGTGGGGGCGTCATCACCGGCGGCGAGATCGCGAACCGGGTCAACGCGGAGCTGGTCAAGCTGCCGCTGCTCGGCCCGGTCATCACCACGCTCACCGGTTCCGTGCAGGCCGAGCTGGCCAAGGTGTGCTCGGTCACCGTGCAGGCGGTCAACAACGTCGCCACCACGGTCCAGGACGGGTCCAAGGCGCTCGCGGACGCCTCGCAGCAGGCCGTGGGCCAGGTCGTGCCGACCCTGCCCGGCGCCAAGCCCGCCCCCACCCCCGCCCCCGGCACGCCGCCGCAGACCGGCCGGCCGGGCGGCGGCGTCCCCGGCACCGGCGACCCGGGCACCGCGCCCGGCAGGCAGAGCCCGTTCACCCCGGTCGGCGGCGTCGGCGCGCTCGACCTGCCGCTGTACGGGGCGAACCCGTGGGGCGGCAACTTCGGCCGCGTGCCGCTGTTCAACTACGGCTCCCTGCCGTTCGCCGTGCCCGGCCGGTACGCGCCCTCCCCCGGTGTGCGCTACGGCGGCGGCGTGAGCGGCTACCGGCCCGGCTACGAGCTGCCCACCACCGGTGACGTGGACGGCGTGCAGACCGCCGGGCACGCGCAGGCGCTGCCGGGCGTCGGCCGGATGGGCGGCGGGGTGGCGGCCCCGGTGCTGCTGGCGGTGCTGATGCTGGCCTGCGTCACGGGCGCGCTCGTGCGGACCTGGGTGCTGCGCCGAGCGGTGGCCTGAGCCGCCCCGGCGCCCTTGTTGGCCCCTGCCCGGCCCCGCCCGGGACTGGCAGCGTGGCCCGGGTCGGCATCTCCGCGACCCCCGGAGGACCCCCGTTGACCAGACGAGCACCCGCCGCGCTGTCCGCCCTCACCCTCGCCGCCGCCCTGACCTGGGCGGGGACCGCCACCGCGGCCGCCGGGACCGCGCCGCTCGACCCCGACACGCCGGTCTCCGCCGACGGCCGCACCGGCCCGCGGGTCCGGGACACCCCGCCGTCGGCCTCCGGCATCCAGGGCTCGGGGCGCGGCATCCAGGGCTCGGGGCGCCACAGCGCGGGTTTCGCGGGCACCGGCGACCTCGCCGACGCCGCCGGCGTCCGACCGGTCACCGGCACCGGGCCGCGCACCACGGCCCCCGACGACCTCTCCGCCCGGTCGATCATCCCGCCGGACGAGCGCGTCCAGGTCACCGACACCACGGCCTACCCCGCGCGGGCCACCGTCTACTTCACCTACACCAAGCCGGGCGGCGCGACGAGCTGGTGCACCGGCTGGCTGTACGCGGCCAACGCGGTCGCCACCGCGGGCCACTGCGTGCACTCCGGCGGCAGCGGCGGGGCGTGGAACACCGGCTTCACCGTCTACCCGGGCCGCAACGGCGCGTCGTCGCCGTACGGCAGCTGCGGGGTGAGCAGCACCTTCAGCGTCGTCGGCTGGACCCAGAACGCGAACCCCGAGTACGACTACGCGGGCTTCAAGCTCGGCTGCACGATCGGCAACACCACCGGGTGGTACGGCATGAGCTGGACCACGGCGTCGCTGGACGGCACCGCGGTCGGCAGCGCCGGCTACCCGCAGGACAGGGCGAGCGCCACCCAGTGGTCCACCACCAGCACCGTCAGCGCCTCCTACGAGCGCCAGCTCGCCTACCACCTGGACACCGTCGGCGGCCAGAGCGGTTCGGTGGTGCACACCTCCGGGTGCGGGACGTACTGCGGGGTGGCCGTGCACGCGTACGGCCACGGGGACCACAACCGGGGCACCCGGATCACCGAGGCGGTGTTCGCCAACTACGCGGACTGGAAGCTCTGAGCGGCGCCGGCGGGCCCGCGGGGGACACCTCCGGGGGCCTGTTACCCTGGACGGGTTGCTGACGCGACGACCCTCCTGCCACGGAGAGCCCGTGGCCGCCGAGTCCACAGGAGGTGAGTGGTCTACATGCGTCATTACGAAGTGATGGTCATCCTCGACCCCAGTCTCGACGAGCGCACGATCGCGCCGTCCCTCGACACGTTCCTCAACGTCATCCGCACGTCGGGCGGCAACGTGGAGAAGGTCGACGTCTGGGGCAAGCGCCGGTTGAGCTTCGAGATCAACAAGCAGGCCGAGGGCATCTACGCCGTGCTCGACCTGACCTCGACGCCCGAGGCGGTCAAGGAGCTGGACCGCCAGCTCGGCCTCCAGGAGACGGTGCTGCGGACCAAGGTCCTGCGCCGCGAGCCCGCCAAGGCTGCCAAGGCCACCGCCAAGGCCACCGCCAAGGCTTAGGAGCTCCCCGGACCATGGCAGGCGAGACGACGATCACGGTGGTCGGGAACCTGACCGCCGACCCCGAACTGCGCTTCACCCAGTCCGGTGCCGCGGTGGCGAGCTTCACGGTCGCCTCCACGCCCCGGACCTTCGACCGCCAGAGCGGCGAGTGGAAGGACGGCGAGGCGCTGTTCCTGCGGTGCAACGTGTGGCGGCAGGTCGCGGAGAACGTGGCCGAGTCGCTCACCCGCGGTTCGCGCGTGCTGGTGACCGGGCGGCTTCGGCAGCGTTCCTTCGAGACGAAGGAAGGCGAGAAGCGCACGGTCATCGAGCTGGAGGTCGACGAGATCGGCCCCTCCCTGCGCTACGCGACCGCGAAGGTCAACAAGGTGAGCCGGGGTGACGGCGGCGGCGGCTTCGGCGGCGGCCCGTCCCGCGGCGGCAGCGGCGGCGGCGCACCGGCCGACGACCCGTGGGGCTCCGCGCCCCCGGCCGGCTCCGGTGGCTTCGCCGACGAGCCCCCCTTCTAGACCGGCACCGGACCACTCCCACTCTTCACGCGTCACCCAGGAGTTCACACATGGCCAAGCCGCCTGTGCGCAAGCCCAAGAAGAAGGTCTGCGCGTTCTGCAAGGACCGCAACGCCAACCTGATCGACTACAAGGACACCACCCTGCTCCGGAAGTACATCTCGGACCGGGGCAAGATCCGCGCCCGCCGGGTCACCGGCAACTGCAGCCAGCACCAGCGCGACGTCGCGGTCGCCGTCAAGAACGCCCGCGAGATGGCGCTGCTGCCCTACACCTCGACCGCTCGCTGAGAAGGGGGACGGCACAGTGAAGCTCATCCTCACCGCTGACGTGACCGGCCTCGGCGGCCCCGGCGACATCGTCGAGGTCAAGGACGGCTACGGCCGCAACTACCTGCTGCCCCGCGGCCTGGCGATCCTCGCCACCAAGGGCGCGGCCAAGCAGGTCGAGGTCATCCGCCGGGCCCAGGAGACGCGCCGCGTGCGCGACCTGGACCACGCCAAGGAGCTCAAGGCGTCCCTGGAGGGCCTGGGCGCCGTCACGCTGAAGGCGAAGGCCGCGTCCGGCTCGAAGAAGCTGTTCGGCTCGGTCACCTCGGCCGACGTCGTGTCGGCCGTGCGCGCCGCCGGCGGCCCCGTGCTGGACAAGCGGTCCGTCGAGCTGTCGGGCCACATCAAGACCGTGGGCAAGCACTCGGTGAACGTCCGGCTCCACCCGGAGGTCACCGTCTCGCTGCCCGTCGAGGTCTCCGCGGCGGGCTGACCCGCGCACCTCGCACGCGAGAGGGCGCCGTTCGACCGGACACCCGGTCGGGCGGCGCCTTCCCGCGTCCGGCTGTGGACAACTCCCCCGACACCCCGTCCGCGACACGCCGAAGGAGCCGTTTCGCGCGACACGCCGACGGTGTGACGCAGGACTTTTCCACAAAGTTATCCACAGCCTCTGAGCTGCTGAAACTTCTGTCACGAACCGAGTTGTACCCAAGTTGTCCACAGGTTTCCCCAGCCCTGTGGTCAGGTCGGCGCGACCATCCCCAGGCTGTCCACCCGGTTGTCCACAGGTGCGTTTGCCTGCGCCATCCGGGGGGCTCTAGCGTCGCGGAATCCCTGGCGTGGTGCCCGGAAATTGTCGGTCCCACGGGGTAGAACATCCTGCACGGCACAGATTGGGGTGAGTGCGCGGTGGCGCTGGTGGACGACCGGGGGATGGCCGAGCCCGGCTTCGAACGACAGCCGCCGCAGGACCTCGCCGCCGAGCAGTCGGTGCTGGGCGGCATGCTGCTGAGCAAGGACGCGATCGCGGACGTGGTCGAGGTCCTGGCGCCCAACGACTTCTACCGCCCGGCGCACCAGGCGGTGTACGACTGCATCCTCGACCTCTACGGCCGGGGCGAGCCCGCCGACCCGATCACGGTGTCCGCGGAGCTGGAGCGGCGGGGCGAGCTGCTGCGCGTCGGCGGCGCGCCGTACCTGCACACCCTCATCGCCACCGTCCCCACCGCGGCGAACGCCTCCTACTACGCCGAGATCGTGGCGGAGAAGGCCGTGCTGCGGCGCCTGGTGGAGGCGGGCACCCGGATCGTGCAGCTGGGCTACAACGGCGCCGAGGGCGCCGACGTGGACGAGGTCGTCGACCGCGCCCAGGCGGCGATCTACGAGGTGACCGAGCGCCGCACCACCGAGGACTACGTGGCGCTGGAGGACCTGCTCCAGCCGACCATGGACGAGATCGACGCGATCGCCTCGCGCGGCGGGCAGTCGCTCGGCATCCCCACGGGCTTCGCCGACCTCGACGAGCTGACCAACGGCCTGCACCCCGGCCAGATGATCATCGTCGCGGCCCGCCCCGGCGTGGGCAAGGCGCTGGCGCTCGACACCCCGCTGCCCACGCCCACCGGGTGGACGACCATGGGCGAGGTGGCCGTGGGCGACCGGCTGCTCGACGCGGGCGGCAGGCCGACGACCGTGGTGGCGGCGACCGGGGTGATGCGCGGCAGGCCGTGCTACGAGGTCGAGTTCTCCGACGGCTCGGTGCTGGTGGCCGACGCCGAGCACCAGTGGGCGACCGTGACCTCCCGGGGGGCGGCCGGCGTGCGCACCACGCGCGAGGTCGCCGCCACCCTGCGCCGGGGGACGGCCCCCGACCACGCGGTGACCAACGCCGCGCCGCTCGACCTGCCGGTGGCGGACCTGCCGCTCGGCCCGTACACCCTGGGCTCGTGGCTGGGCGACGGGCACCCCGCCACCACCGAGCCCGAGGTGGTCTGGCACGTCGAGGCCGAGGGCCACGAGCCGCGCGGCGGTGCGGTCCCGGGCGTCCTCCGGGACCTCGGCGTGCTCGACGACCGGCACATCCCCGCCGACTACCTCCGCGCGTCCGCCGAGCAGCGGCGGGCGCTGCTGGCCGGGCTGCTCGACACCGGCGGCACCGTCACCGACGACGGCTCCGTGCGGTTCGCGGTCGCCGACGCGCGCCTGGCCGAGGACGTCCGCGAGCTGGTCGTGAGCCTGGGCCACCACTGCTCGACCGCCACCGAGCGGGCCGGGGACGGCTCCCGCACCGCGCACGTGCTCACCTTCGGCACCGAGGACGACGTGTTCCGCCTGGAGCACAAGCGGCTGCTGCACAAGGAGCGGCGCGGCGCCCGGACCGGCTCGCGGTTCATCGTCGACGTGCGGCCGGTCCCGAGCGTGCCGGTGCGCTGCGTGGAGGTCGACAACGCCGACCACCTCTACCTCGCCGGCCGGTCGATGATCCCGACCCACAACTCCACCCTGGGCCTGGACTTCGCCCGCTCCTGCTCGGTCAAGCACGGCCTGACCAGCGCGATCTTCTCGCTGGAGATGTCGCGCACGGAGATCGTGATGCGCATGCTCTCCGCCGAGGCCCGCATCCGGCTCGGCGACATGCGCAGCGGCCGGATGAGCGACGACGACTGGACCCGGCTGGCCCGGCGGATGAGCGAGATCAGCGAGGCGCCGCTGTTCGTCGACGACTCGCCGAACCTGACCATGATGGAGATCCGGGCCAAGGCGCGCCGGCTCAAGCAGCGCCACGACCTGCGGCTGCTGGTGGTGGACTACCTCCAGCTGATGTCGTCGGGCAAGCGCAGCGAGTCGCGGCAGCAGGAGGTCTCGGAGTTCTCCCGGAACCTGAAGCTGATCGCGAAGGAGCTGGAGATCCCGGTGATCGCGATCAGCCAGCTGAACCGCGGTCCGGAGCAGCGCACCGACAAGCGGCCGCAGCTGTCCGACCTGCGCGAGTCCGGCTCGCTGGAGCAGGACGCGGACATGGTGATCCTGATCAACCGCCCGGACGCGTGGGAGCGGGACGACCCGCGGGCGGGCGAGGCCGACCTGATCCTGGCCAAGCACCGCGCCGGCCCCACGGCGACCATCACCGTGGCCCACCAGCTGCACTACAGCCGCTTCGCCGACCTGGCCCAGGGCTGAGCGCGCGGGGCTTGACCGGCGGCTGAGCACGGGGCTTGACCGGCGTCGCGGGCGGCGGGCGGTGTCCTGGGCGGTGCCGAGTGGCCGCCGCGGTGCCGAGTGGCCGCCGCGGTGCCGCGCGGCTGCTGCGGTGCCGGGCGGCCGCCGCGGTGCCGAGCGGTTCTCCGGGCGGTGCCGCGCGGCCGCCGCGGTTCCCGAGCGGTGCCCCGGGTGCTGCCGCACCGGCTGCCGCGGGTGGTGGGACGTCCGCGGGTCGTCACCGGCGCGGACCCGCACCGGAAGTGGGAGGAGGCGGCCCGCCCCCCTGTCCAGCCCCCCTGGTCTTGCCGGGCCGCCTCGATGACGAGTGTGCTCCGCCGAGCCTGCAAACCCTTTGCGGAGTTCTGCAATCCCCTGGTCAGAGCCCTGCGGACAAGTGCGCGCCGCGGTTTCGGCGCCGGGGCCCGGAGCTTACGATCAAGGGATGCCACCCGACGCGGCGCGGCGGAGCGACCGTTCGAGGCGGGCGATCCTCGCGGCCGCGCTGGAGTTGGTCGAGGCGCTCGGGTACTCCCGGTTGACCATTGAAGCAGTCGCGGGGCACGCGCGGGTGGGCAAGCAGACCATCTACCGGTGGTGGCCGTCGAAGGGGCCGCTGCTGTTCGAGGCGTTCGTGGAGCTCGGGCCGGCGCAGCGGGACCCCGTGCACACCGGTGACCTGGTCGTCGACCTGAAGGCGGAGCTGCGGGCCGCGGTGGAGGAGCTGGGCGAGCGGCGGTTCGACCAGGTGTGCCGGGCGCTGCTGCACGAGTCGCGCACGGACCTGGTCACGCTGATGCTGACGCCGCGCCGGGTTGGCGTCGAGGGGCTGTTGCAGGTCGCGCGGCGGTCGGGCGGGTTGCGGCCGGACGTGGACGTCGCGGTGGCGGCCGAGCTGCTGCTCGGGCCGGTGTACCAGCGGTGGCTGCTGCGGACCGCGCCGCTGACCGCGGGGTACGCCGACGCGGTGGTCGACCTGGTGCTGCCGGCGCTGCGCTCCCGGTAGGGTGCGCCGGTGGCCGAGTACGCCGTGGTCGACGTGGAGACGACGGGGTTCGCCGCGCGCGGCTCCGACCGCGTCGTGGAGGTGGCGGTCGTGCAGCTCGACCCGGGCGGCCGGATCACCGGCGAGTGGTGCACGCTGGTCAACCCCGGGCGGGACCTCGGGCCGCAGCACGTGCACCGCATCCGGGCGGCCGACGCGCGGCGGGCGCCGTCGTTCGCGGCGGTGGCGGGCGCGCTGGCGGACCGGCTGGCCGGCCGGGTGGTCGTCGCGCACAACCTCGCGTTCGACGCGCGCTTCCTGTCCGCCGAGTTCCACCGCGCCGGGGTGCCGGTCGAGGTCACCGGCCTGTGCACGATGCGGCTGGCGGACCGGTTCCTGCCGCACCGGACCGCGCGCTCGCTCGCCGCCTGCTGCGCGGCGGCCGGGGTGGTCCTGGACTCGGCGCACTCCGCGCTGCACGACGCCCGCGCCACGGCCCGGTTGTTCGGCCACTACCTGCGGTCGGGGGAGCTGACCGGGACGCCGTTCCCGGCGCTCGGGCTCCCGGCCGGTGCGGTCGAGGTGCGGCGCGGGGTCGCGGGGGCGGTGCGGCGCACCGAGGCGGTGCCGCTGGCGCGGGGTGACGTGGTGGTGTTCACCGGGCAGATGAGCGCGCCGCGCGAGGTGTGGGTGGACCGGGCGTGCGGGGCGGGGCTGGTGAGCCAGGGGTACGTGACCCGGTCGACGCGGGTGGTGGTCGCGGCCGACCCGGACACGCTGTCGGGCAAGGCCCGGCGGGCGCGGGCCTACCGGGTGCCGATCGTGTCGGAGGACGACTTCGCGGGGATGCTGGCCCGGCTCGACGCGGCTCCGGGAGCGCCGGTGCCCTCGGTGACCCCGGTGCCCTCGGTGACCCAGGATCACCGGACCGGGTGGCGCCGGGGCTGTTGAAAACCCCGCGTCCCGCCGGGAGGCTCGTTCCCGACAGGACCTGCGGCGGCGGAGGGTCCCATGGGTGCGGTGCGGACCACGGAGTCCCGAGCGGTGTGGGACGAGTTCGTGTCGGGCTTGCCGGTCGGGTTGGCGCTGCTGGACGAGCACGGCTCGGTGCTCGCGGCGAACCCGCCCGCGCGGCCCCTGCTCGACGATGGCCACGGCGACGGCCACGACGACTCCGGCGCGCCGCTGCCCAGCCGGGCGGAACTGGCGGCGCAGGCACTGCGGACCGGCGCGCCGCTGGTGGTGCCCGTGGTGCTGCCGCGGGCGCGGGTGTGGGCCGAGTACCA
This portion of the Saccharothrix syringae genome encodes:
- a CDS encoding exonuclease domain-containing protein codes for the protein MAEYAVVDVETTGFAARGSDRVVEVAVVQLDPGGRITGEWCTLVNPGRDLGPQHVHRIRAADARRAPSFAAVAGALADRLAGRVVVAHNLAFDARFLSAEFHRAGVPVEVTGLCTMRLADRFLPHRTARSLAACCAAAGVVLDSAHSALHDARATARLFGHYLRSGELTGTPFPALGLPAGAVEVRRGVAGAVRRTEAVPLARGDVVVFTGQMSAPREVWVDRACGAGLVSQGYVTRSTRVVVAADPDTLSGKARRARAYRVPIVSEDDFAGMLARLDAAPGAPVPSVTPVPSVTQDHRTGWRRGC